From the Prunus dulcis chromosome 4, ALMONDv2, whole genome shotgun sequence genome, one window contains:
- the LOC117625705 gene encoding protein PHR1-LIKE 3-like gives MFPRLMQAPHEGIAGQEDMQGHRGDPCLVLTSDPKPRLRWTADLHERFVDAVTQLGGSSKATPKAIMRTMNVKGLTLFHLKSHLQKYRLGKQSGKEMGDVSKDASYLLESPGTGNSSPNLPTSDLNEGYEVKEALRAQMEVQSKLHVQVEAEKHLQIRQDAERRYMAMLERACKMLADQFIGGSVTDTDSHKCHGLGNKNTKGPSLDPLGFYSLQSTDVAGVHGPEEEVPTSIHTQRADCSTESCLTSHESPGGLTLEGSPGGGKKRMLSLDSAAASLIWGEAKVRTQEINVAAVNPHGIARYGM, from the exons atgTTTCCGAGACTGATGCAGGCTCCCCACGAAGGAATTGCTGGTCAGGAAGATATGCAAGGTCACAGAGGAGACCCTTGCCTCGTTTTAACTTCCGATCCCAAACCCCGTCTTCGCTGGACTGCTGACCTTCATGAACGATTTGTCGATGCCGTCACTCAGCTTGGCGGTTCATCTA AAGCTACGCCAAAGGCTATTATGCGGACAATGAATGTGAAGGGGCTGACCCTTTTTCATTTGAAGAGTCATCTgcag AAATACAGACtaggtaagcaatcagggaaggaaaTGGGCGATGTATCCAAGGATG CTTCATACCTTCTAGAAAGCCCTGGTACTGGCAATTCTTCGCCAAATTTGCCAACTTCTGATTTAAATGA GGGTTATGAAGTCAAAGAGGCATTAAGAGCACAGATGGAAGTGCAAAGTAAATTACATGTGCAAGTTGAG GCCGAGAAGCACTTGCAGATTCGCCAGGATGCAGAGCGAAGATATATGGCAATGCTTGAGAGAGCTTGTAAAATGCTTGCTGATCAATTTATTGGAGGTTCAGTTACTGATACAGACAGTCATAAGTGTCATGGATTAGGGAATAAGAACACAAAAGGTCCCTCCCTTGACCCACTTGGCTTCTACTCATTACAATCCACAGATGTGGCTGGAGTTCATGGTCCAGAAGAAGAAGTGCCGACTAGTATCCATACTCAAAGGGCTGATTGCTCCACTGAAAGCTGCCTCACATCACATGAGAGTCCTGGAGGACTGACCTTGGAAGGATCTCCTGGTGGCgggaaaaaaagaatgttGAGCTTGGACTCCGCAGCTGCATCTTTAATTTGGGGTGAAGCCAAGGTGAGAACCCAAGAGATTAATGTAGCCGCAGTCAATCCTCATGGTATTGCTAGGTATGGTATGTAG